A genomic window from Massilia sp. METH4 includes:
- the rpoD gene encoding RNA polymerase sigma factor RpoD translates to MPAKKPETKAAAKPSKVTARAAKTADKAETSADPRAPAAPPAVSQTTDAATLAAIDTSGYVLPSVKVPGRRGRKPKEFQPENDEVAALNAVERAELKAVDKAKAKDRKAKEKALLKDAFSSDTEATEEELERRRQKLKTLIKFGKERGFLTYAEINDHLPDNIVDPEAIEGIIGTFNDMGIAVYEHAPDAETLLLSDNVATVTSDDEAEAAAEAALSTVDSDFGRTTDPVRMYMREMGSVELLTREGEIEIAKRIEDGLKDMIQAISACPVTIAEIIATADRIRNDETKIDEIVDGLVDEEEETAASAPPPVTPSEDDEDEEEEEEEEEEEEEEASPSGAAAGYSAEQLEAMKNNALAKFDEIANQFDKMRKAFEKEGYNSKSYVKAQDAISNELLGIRFTAKVVEKLCDTLRGQVDEVRHIEKQILDVAVNKCGMPRAHFIKVFPGNETNLEWVDGEVAAGHAYSAILGRNIPTIKELQQRLIDLQARVVLPLPDLRNINRQMAAGEMKARKAKREMTEANLRLVISIAKKYTNRGLQFLDLIQEGNIGLMKAVDKFEYRRGYKFSTYATWWIRQAITRSIADQARTIRIPVHMIETINKMNRISRQILQETGAEPDPATLAIKMEMPEDKIRKIMKIAKEPISMETPIGDDDDSHLGDFIEDNNTLAPSDAALHASMRGVVKDVLDSLTPREAKVLRMRFGIEMSTDHTLEEVGKQFDVTRERIRQIEAKALRKLRHPSRSDKLKSFLEGN, encoded by the coding sequence GTGCCAGCAAAGAAACCTGAAACCAAAGCGGCTGCAAAGCCCAGCAAAGTGACCGCCCGCGCAGCCAAGACGGCAGACAAAGCCGAGACGAGCGCGGATCCGCGCGCGCCCGCGGCGCCGCCGGCGGTGAGTCAGACTACCGATGCGGCAACCCTTGCCGCCATCGACACGTCCGGCTACGTGCTCCCGTCCGTCAAGGTACCGGGCCGCCGCGGTCGCAAGCCAAAGGAATTCCAGCCCGAGAACGACGAAGTCGCCGCGCTGAATGCCGTCGAGCGCGCCGAACTGAAGGCCGTGGACAAGGCGAAAGCCAAGGACCGCAAGGCCAAGGAAAAGGCGCTGCTGAAAGACGCGTTCTCGTCGGATACGGAAGCGACCGAGGAAGAGCTGGAGCGCCGCCGCCAGAAGCTGAAAACGCTGATCAAGTTCGGCAAGGAACGCGGCTTCCTCACCTATGCCGAGATCAACGACCACCTGCCGGACAATATCGTCGACCCGGAAGCGATCGAAGGCATCATCGGCACGTTCAACGACATGGGCATTGCCGTGTACGAGCACGCGCCCGATGCCGAAACGCTGCTGCTGTCCGATAACGTTGCAACGGTCACCAGCGACGACGAGGCGGAAGCCGCGGCCGAGGCCGCGCTGTCCACCGTCGACTCCGACTTCGGCCGCACGACCGACCCGGTGCGCATGTACATGCGCGAGATGGGTTCCGTCGAGCTGCTGACGCGCGAGGGTGAAATCGAGATCGCGAAACGCATCGAAGACGGCCTGAAGGACATGATCCAGGCCATCTCCGCCTGCCCGGTCACGATCGCCGAGATCATCGCCACCGCCGATCGCATCCGCAACGACGAGACCAAGATCGACGAGATCGTCGACGGCCTCGTCGACGAGGAAGAGGAAACGGCAGCAAGCGCACCGCCGCCCGTCACCCCGTCCGAGGACGACGAGGACGAGGAGGAAGAAGAGGAAGAGGAAGAGGAAGAAGAGGAAGAAGCAAGCCCGTCCGGCGCGGCGGCCGGCTATTCGGCCGAACAGCTCGAGGCGATGAAGAACAATGCCCTGGCCAAGTTCGACGAGATCGCCAACCAGTTCGACAAGATGCGCAAGGCCTTCGAGAAGGAAGGCTACAACTCGAAGTCCTACGTGAAGGCGCAGGATGCGATCTCGAACGAACTGCTGGGCATTCGCTTCACCGCCAAGGTCGTCGAAAAGCTGTGCGACACGCTGCGCGGCCAGGTCGACGAAGTGCGCCACATCGAGAAGCAGATCCTGGACGTGGCGGTGAACAAGTGCGGCATGCCGCGCGCCCACTTCATCAAGGTCTTCCCGGGCAATGAGACGAACCTGGAATGGGTCGACGGCGAAGTGGCCGCCGGCCACGCGTACAGCGCCATCCTGGGCCGTAACATTCCCACGATCAAGGAATTGCAGCAACGGCTGATCGACCTGCAAGCCCGCGTGGTGCTGCCGCTGCCGGACCTGCGCAACATCAACCGCCAGATGGCGGCCGGCGAAATGAAGGCGCGCAAGGCCAAGCGCGAGATGACGGAAGCGAACCTGCGTCTCGTGATCTCGATCGCCAAGAAGTACACGAACCGCGGCCTGCAATTCCTGGACCTGATCCAGGAAGGCAATATCGGCCTGATGAAGGCGGTGGACAAGTTCGAGTACCGCCGCGGCTACAAATTCTCCACGTACGCCACGTGGTGGATCCGCCAGGCCATCACCCGCTCGATCGCCGACCAGGCGCGCACGATCCGCATCCCGGTGCACATGATCGAAACGATCAACAAGATGAACCGGATCAGCCGCCAGATCTTGCAGGAAACAGGTGCCGAACCCGATCCGGCGACCCTGGCGATCAAGATGGAGATGCCGGAAGATAAGATCCGCAAGATCATGAAGATCGCCAAGGAACCGATTTCGATGGAGACGCCGATCGGCGACGACGACGATTCCCACCTGGGCGACTTCATCGAGGACAACAACACCCTCGCGCCATCGGATGCGGCCCTGCACGCCTCCATGCGCGGCGTGGTGAAGGACGTGCTCGATTCGCTGACCCCGCGCGAAGCGAAGGTGCTGCGCATGCGCTTCGGTATCGAAATGTCGACCGACCACACGCTGGAAGAGGTGGGCAAGCAGTTCGACGTGACGCGCGAACGCATCCGCCAGATCGAAGCGAAGGCGCTGCGCAAGCTGCGGCATCCGTCTCGGTCGGACAAGCTGAAGAGCTTCCTCGAGGGGAATTGA